A genomic stretch from Cydia amplana chromosome 1, ilCydAmpl1.1, whole genome shotgun sequence includes:
- the LOC134653114 gene encoding uncharacterized protein LOC134653114: MWLQFIILFVSYAIELFASKNVKLEADIHMDPTFINLMKQGLDEELELGYFRRQSDGDAPIMEIIKDNALHELLTENLPEITSGGNSILARIHKFEERSQQKGIDSIQAIAGHVQNKLKLLETDLIPIVKKTKSEYITMLKKYFSDLAREKPISEVDEEYIILDMVNVVCMIRVKIETKLLKRILTLAQDTEDNEKEILTDTLRIFSDNDKRQEINFMCSNYKICRPNPAFSDYLFKFLDEVLKLVNTKFQYCVQRISRLLLTKRSFFETVLRDKIVAFLETKLNNMASANINEMREVVLFLHSIIIRRYKINRTNEKKIQDKAKSAYIILDIIDTAFGIDGDDIYGTHMERWISFVREWSTNMRSDIVIETALHDLIQYIVEAMAYNFSKRAKEEIMALADKIFYGKFGKHRSYLFTEGSKFVNGLLHRREPKKLW; encoded by the exons ATGTGGcttcaatttattattttattcgtcTCATACG CGATAGAGCTATTTGCATCTAAAAATGTCAAATTAGAAGCAGACATACATATGGACCCCACGTTTATTAATTTGATGAAACAAGGCCTTGATGAGGAACTGGAATTAGGATATTTTAGAAGGCAATCGGACGGCGATGCTCCTATAATGGAGATAATTAAAGACAATGCTTTACATGAACTATTAACGGAAAACTTGCCCGAAATAACATCTGGGGGTAATTCAATATTAGCGCGAATACACAAATTCGAAGAACGATCACAGCAGAAAGGAATCGATAGTATCCAAGCTATTGCTGGCCATGTGCAAAATAAACTTAAGTTATTAGAAACTGATTTGATTCCTATAgtaaaaaagacaaagtctgAATATATTACCATGTTGAAGAAATACTTTTCTGACCTTGCCAGGGAAAAACCTATCTCTGAGGTAGATgaagaatatattattttagacATGGTCAATGTTGTTTGTATGATTAGAGTCAAAATTGAGACAAAACTCTTAAAGAGAATTCTTACTTTGGCTCAAGATACAGAAGATAATGAAAAAGAAATACTGACTGACACGCTTCGCATATTTAGTGACAATGATAAAAGACAGGAAATCAACTTCATGTGTTCGAATTATAAAATTTGCAGGCCAAATCCTGCATTTTCTGACTACCTGTTCAAATTTTTAGACGAAGTTTTGAAACTGGTCAACACAAAATTTCAATATTGTGTTCAAAGAATTTCACGATTATTACTTACTAAGAGATCATTCTTCGAAACGGTGTTAAGGGATAAAATTGTTGCTTTTTTGGAAACAAAATTGAATAACATGGCATcagcaaatataaatgaaatgagaGAAGTCgtattatttttacattctaTTATAATTCGACGGTACAAAATTAATCGcacaaatgagaaaaaaattcAAGACAAGGCGAAATCTGCGTATATAATTCTAGACATCATAGATACTGCATTTGGAATAGATGGCGATGATATATATGGCACTCACATGGAGAGATGGATTTCATTTGTCAGAGAATGGTCGACCAATATGCGCAGTGATATAGTGATAGAGACAGCATTACACGATTTAATACAATATATTGTTGAAGCCATGGCTTATAATTTTTCCAAACGTGCTAAAGAAGAAATAATGGCATTGGCAGATAAAATATTCTAtggaaagtttggaaaacaTCGGTCATATTTGTTTACTGAAGGCTCAAAGTTTGTCAATGGATTGCTTCATCGTCGAGAGCCGAAAAAACTTTGGTAA
- the LOC134647760 gene encoding transient receptor potential channel pyrexia-like produces MDNFGYREMAWPASSSASSARLLSRSRTATSSTSFNSKNRDEDFPFNTTYRYLRSLDLVEGSREQGREYLFVGPSPPAEDMSNMHQSFVILAPDPEAKLTEETIRRGLCERAFTLGAGRFFDDIECGLITADNIEDHICSAPEGVVNLTLLWAAFLSRDDLLPSIFNVGADIHSAEPMGLTALHLAAFSGAGRSALFLLSRGADPDFAPKYFAPLHCAAFGNSLEVAEILIANGASLHAVVQRTGCEDNLVHCAVRCNAVECMELFIDKGVDPCFTTSGGFNALHLAAELGSQRCLAFLLKETKIPINGMIKQRDRECTALHLAAARGFSDCVELLLSEGAKATTKNYKGFTALHLAAMCGSLECVELLLRDGNADPNAEDYTQRTPVHAAVSNSERSCEIIEMLASWGAQINKKDINGYSPLHTAAKDGLTPCVETLIVLGADVTSKSKKGHTALSVIARKSPKSLVFLRHNLDCGITLSYPKESNEEVQVEFDFGRLLKFSYPREITYLNSLIDEGQKDILLHPLCSAFLFMKWRKIRKFYLARLIFCFLFVSFLSIYVLTAVRKTCKGAFSTKYGVKNELCQPGSILGKILEDNPIQFERWVLMAITAFEILRKLTGITGYSTIWQYFTTFENLMEWFVLLSVFSLYNIHKDYSWQNHVGGYAVLGAWTNLMLMMGQLPMFGDYVAMYQKVLKEFLKLLLAYICLLLGFTICFCVVFPNEEMFANPLMGFISTMAMMVGELNLNILLNAPEGEDPPLVFELSSQIIFILFLMFVTIILMNLLVGIAVHDIQGLRKTAGLSKLVRQTKLILFVEMGMFSCWLPRCLHKYVYRTALVSPEAGKVILSVKALNHREKRLPTDIMMAAYELAQLNKMKTGKSVQEVLYKNKYSSKFKKGPEMEDQNFNIEIKGMQEKIDQTTFNLKKIDQEMRHLNILLMEQQTLLQNILKNSERATSFTTSAAYNDSPVFFSYDPQK; encoded by the coding sequence ATGGACAATTTCGGTTACCGCGAGATGGCTTGGCCAGCCTCCTCCAGTGCGTCATCCGCCCGACTTTTGTCTCGATCGCGTACGGCTACTAGTAGTACTAGCTTCAACTCCAAAAATCGAGATGAAGACTTCCCCTTCAACACTACCTACAGGTACTTACGGAGCCTCGATTTGGTCGAGGGTTCTCGAGAACAAGGAAGAGAATATTTATTCGTCGGACCTTCTCCACCCGCCGAAGACATGTCCAATATGCATCAGAGTTTTGTGATTCTAGCACCAGATCCAGAAGCTAAGTTAACCGAAGAAACTATCAGACGGGGCCTGTGCGAACGTGCTTTTACATTGGGTGCTGGAAGGTTCTTTGATGACATCGAATGTGGGTTGATCACAGCAGATAACATAGAGGATCATATTTGTTCTGCTCCGGAAGGGGTAGTCAATTTGACCTTGTTATGGGCGGCATTTTTGTCACGGGATGATTTGCTGCCTTCCATTTTTAATGTTGGAGCGGACATTCACTCGGCAGAACCGATGGGTCTCACAGCCTTACACCTTGCTGCGTTTAGCGGTGCAGGAAGATCAGCTCTATTTCTGCTTTCTCGCGGTGCCGATCCGGACTTTGCTCCTAAATACTTCGCTCCTCTGCACTGCGCTGCATTTGGAAATTCACTGGAAGTAGCAGAAATTTTAATTGCAAACGGCGCATCCTTGCATGCAGTGGTGCAACGAACTGGTTGTGAAGATAATCTTGTTCACTGTGCAGTACGATGCAATGCTGTCGAATGTATGGAACTGTTTATAGATAAGGGTGTCGATCCATGTTTTACAACATCAGGGGGTTTCAACGCTCTACATTTGGCAGCTGAACTAGGGTCACAACGTTGCCTGGcttttttattaaaagaaactaaGATTCCTATTAACGGAATGATAAAACAGAGAGATAGAGAGTGCACAGCTTTACATCTGGCTGCTGCGAGAGGCTTCTCTGATTGCGTGGAGCTACTATTGTCGGAAGGTGCCAAGGCTACTACAAAAAATTACAAAGGATTCACAGCATTACATCTGGCCGCTATGTGCGGTAGTTTGGAGTGCGTTGAATTGTTACTCAGGGACGGTAACGCTGACCCAAATGCTGAAGATTACACTCAACGTACGCCAGTGCACGCTGCAGTCAGTAATTCTGAACGCTCATGTGAAATCATTGAAATGCTCGCAAGTTGGGGCGCACAAATTAATAAGAAAGATATAAACGGATATTCTCCACTTCACACTGCGGCAAAAGATGGCTTAACGCCCTGTGTTGAGACTTTGATAGTCCTTGGGGCAGACGTGACATCGAAATCAAAGAAAGGGCATACAGCATTAAGTGTGATCGCAAGAAAGTCACCAAAATCTTTAGTATTTCTGAGACATAATTTAGATTGTGGGATTACTCTTAGTTATCCCAAAGAAAGTAATGAAGAAGTTCAAGTGGAATTTGATTTCGGTCGGCTTTTGAAGTTTTCTTATCCTCGCGagattacatatttaaatagttTGATCGATGAAGGTCAAAAAGATATCTTACTTCATCCTCTATGTTCggcttttttatttatgaagtgGAGGAAGATTAGGAAGTTTTATTTAGCGAGACTCATCTTCTGTTTTCTGTTTGTGTCCTTTTTATCTATTTATGTACTAACTGCTGTACGTAAAACGTGCAAAGGGGCATTCTCAACAaaatatggtgtaaaaaatgAGCTTTGTCAACCTGGATCGATTTTGGGGAAAATTTTGGAAGACAACCCGATACAATTTGAGAGATGGGTGTTGATGGCAATCACAGCTTTCGAGATATTACGTAAATTAACGGGTATAACTGGTTACTCGACTATTTGGCAATATTTTACTACGTTTGAGAATTTGATGGAATGGTTTGTCCTACTCTCTGTATTTTCACTTTACAATATTCACAAAGATTACAGCTGGCAAAACCATGTTGGGGGTTATGCTGTTTTAGGGGCATGGACAAACTTAATGTTAATGATGGGTCAACTCCCGATGTTCGGCGACTACGTCGCTATGTACCAAAAGGTCTTGAAGGAGTTCTTAAAGTTGTTATTGGCATATATTTGTTTACTACTCGGGTTTACTATTTGCTTTTGCGTAGTTTTTCCTAACGAAGAGATGTTTGCCAATCCCTTAATGGGTTTTATTAGCACAATGGCAATGATGGTGGGggaactaaatttaaatatcttgcTCAATGCCCCTGAAGGAGAAGACCCACCTTTAGTATTTGAATTATCATCTCAAATAATTTTTATACTGTTCCTTATGTTTGTAACAATTATTCTTATGAATTTACTCGTCGGTATTGCCGTCCATGATATCCAAGGCCTTAGAAAAACTGCAGGCTTGTCAAAGCTAGTACGGCAAACGAAACTGATCCTTTTTGTCGAAATGGGTATGTTTAGCTGCTGGTTGCCAAGATGTCTTCACAAGTATGTCTATAGAACCGCTCTTGTATCTCCTGAAGCTGGAAAGGTCATATTAAGTGTAAAAGCTTTAAACCACAGAGAAAAACGTTTACCGACGGACATAATGATGGCCGCTTACGAACTAGCACAATTAAACAAAATGAAAACAGGAAAATCTGTCCAAGAagttttatacaaaaacaaataTTCGTCAAAGTTCAAAAAAGGACCTGAAATGGAGGATCAAAATTTCAATATAGAGATTAAAGGTATGCAGGAGAAAATAGACCAGACTACATTTAATCTGAAAAAAATCGATCAGGAGATGAGGCATCTAAACATATTATTGATGGAGCAGCAGACTTTGTTGCAGAATATATTGAAAAATTCCGAGCGAGCGACGTCGTTCACGACTTCTGCAGCATACAATGACTCTCCGGTCTTCTTTTCCTATGATCCTCAAAAATAG
- the LOC134653125 gene encoding trypsin, alkaline C-like: MASRVILSLALFVAAAAASPDRIVGGNPTTIQDYPWIVQSETLGIITGVWSQSCGANVLTTRYVLTAAHCYDGLLYSPRLRRIRAGSTYRNTGGVISYVETAINHPTYRHLFGYDGDISVVRVIESLVYTPVVQATTIASPETVLPANVPVIHAGWGTTAQQGSASSVLQDVTIYTINTELCAERYLTLNPPQVVTENMICAGLLDVGGRDACQGDSGGPLYYKDATGLNILVGIVSWGHGCANETYPGVSTNVAKYTNWIVETAV, from the exons ATGGCGTCGCGTGTAATTTTGTCCCTGGCGCTCTTCGTGG CTGCCGCAGCGGCGTCACCTGACCGCATCGTGGGCGGCAATCCCACCACGATCCAGGACTACCCCTGGATAGTGCAGTCGGAGACCTTGGGCATCATCACTGGCGTCTGGAGCCAGAGCTGCGGCGCCAACGTCCTCACCACCAGATACGTGCTAACCGCTGCTCATTGTTATGATGGACT GCTCTACTCTCCAAGGCTCCGCCGCATCCGCGCCGGCAGCACCTACAGAAACACCGGTGGCGTCATCAGCTACGTCGAGACGGCCATCAACCACCCCACGTACCGCCATTTATTCGGGTACGATGGCGACATCAGTGTGGTGCGGGTGATCGAGTCGCTAGTGTACACGCCTGTCGTCCAGGCGACCACCATAGCGTCCCCTGAAACAGTGCTGCCTGCCAACGTGCCCGTTATCCATGCCGGCTGGGGCACCACTGCG CAACAAGGTTCTGCGTCCAGCGTTCTCCAAGACGTCACTATATACACCATCAACACTGAACTATGCGCCGAGCGGTACCTCACTCTGAATCCACCTCAAGTAGTTACTGAGAACATGATCTGCGCTGGTCTCTTGGACGTGGGAGGTCGCGACGCCTGCCAGGGTGATTCTGGCGGCCCGCTGTACTACAAGGACGCGACTGGATTGAACATCTTGGTGGGAATCGTGTCGTGGGGCCATGGCTGCGCCAATGAGACGTACCCAGGTGTTAGCACCAACGTCGCAAAGTACACTAACTGGATCGTCGAAACCGCTGTTTAA